In Malus sylvestris chromosome 2, drMalSylv7.2, whole genome shotgun sequence, the genomic stretch GTGCGTATACTTTCTCTGTCCTTATTAATGCTTTGTGCAAGGAGAGTAGACTACATGAAGCACGTGATTTCTTGAGGCAATTAAAGTGGAGTAATGTGGTTCCGAAACCTTTTATATATAACCCTGTGATAGATGGATTCTGTAAGGCTGGCAATGTTGATGAGGCAAACGCCATTGTGGCAGAGATGGAAGAGAAGAGATGCAGCCCTGATAAAGTGACATTTACCATTCTCATACTCGGGAATTGTATGAAAGGGAGGATGTCCGAGGCAATTAGCAATTTTAAAAAGATGTTGGCAATTGGTTGTGCCCCAGACAGCATCACCGTAAACTCTTTGACATCTTGTCTCATGAAGGCTGGGATGCCTAATGAAGCCCATCACATTAAGCAAATTGCATATAATGACCTCAATTCGGGCATGTCACCTTCAGGAAGAACTGATCATATGAAAGCAAATGCACAAATTCCAGTGGCTGTTTGATTGAAGCTCTACCACAAAAGTGGAATTGGAATACTTCTTCCAGTGGTTGGAGGAGGTCCTTTCACGCGCAATGGTGAATCAAGTACCAAATGGAGCATGCTCTGTGACACAAATGGGTCGAAAACCAGTAAGTACTTTGCCCGTGTTCATTTTGAGTTGGGAGTCGAGACTGTATATTTGCCTTGTCATACCAGTTTTGCTCAATGATATAATTCCTCAATAGGCTGTCCCTTGCACTCAACATGGTTATGCTTGTCCATGTTCCGGCGTTTCAGCCACAATGCATCTGGTATCATGGCAAGGCAGAGGGAGTTGGGAGGGAGCAATTACAGAACTTCATAAACTCGGCAAATCGCTTCGAATCATATAAGTTTTTTTGTGCATACTTGTTCATGTTAATCACTTCATAAGCGTTTTGCTCGTTTCTTTATATGTTGCTGGCTTACCACGATTCTTCCAAGTTATAAAAATCATTGCCACAATCCTTGCTTTACTGCGTTACAGAGAAATTGATGTGCATGAATTCCATTCCATTTCATTGATGATGCTACTTTTACAAAATTATCGGTTGGCCAAATTACACTGTTGGTCCCTGTAATTAGAACGATTTTCCAATTTAGTCGTGTGATTTGTCTACTTCTTCAAATGTAGTCCCAAACACTAACCTCGTTCAAGTTGAAGATGGAAATTTTGACGTTTCGGCACGTGCATCTATGCAACCATTTTCGAAATTTGACATTGTTTTTATACATGAATGAGTATGGAATTATATTCCTTTTTTGGTCTTCCATACGTTTGCCAGAACATTGGCACATAACTATGATGGGTTGCCCAGTGGTTGGGGGCGAATTTTGGTCTTGTATTTCACATGGCACATTCCATATTCAATTCCTGGCACTTGTGAATCACGTGATGGTGGCTACGAATTATCGTGACGAAACTATCAActgatctcttttttttttgaataaaaaataagaagttCTCATGACACATGGAATGAAAAAATTATTGTGAGTTTTACgttatattataatttatgaCTTCCTTTATTTCAAATAAAGCAGGCTAATTGATCTCATAACCTGTTTTTCGTTTTGTATCTTGATTTATAGAGAATTTAAATAAAGGACCTTTTGTTGCTTACATTACAATGTCCGAAAACAAATCGAGTCTTGTAACTTATTTGTGCATCAAGACAGAAACATTACAATCGGCCACTGAACAACGACCCTTTCGTTCACCTTCAAACTGGAAACCCTACTGCAACAGAACATCTCCCAGCCCGAAACAACGATGAATTTCGTTTACATATCCACAACCAAGGCCGCCGTTTCTCTCGACAGACTTACGCGACAACGGGGTACGATGCGCATGTTGCAACACCTGCAATCCAGATCAGTGAAATGAATAAGAAGCTGCACCTCAGTTTCCAGTCAAAAACATATCTCGCATTTATTAGTTTAGCAATCCGAAAAACTTACCACACATGTTCTTCCCGTACTCCATCTTGAAGTAGCCATTGTCCCCCCAGCTTTGTCCCCAAGAGTTCTTGATGAGCCAGAACGGGACGCCGTCTTCCACTCCGTACCCAACTGCAAGAACTGCATGGTTCACATCCTGCAAACATAACACCAGATTAGGATAACATTTTGCttaattttgaaaacacatatagaTTAAGAGTAATGATCAGAAGTTAAACTCACCATGGAACTGCTGCCGCATGTGTCACTGGTGTAAACTCCCGACTTGTAAAACCGGAAACTTTGGACGACCTGAAACGCCACGCTGACCGGCCGCACAAATGCAACGGCATGCTTCAATTCTTCTTCAGCACCCTGCATAATTTTCCACATAACATTACAAGCTGCCCCTTGAAATTTAAAGCATGTCAATTGTCAAAAGTGCTTATAAGCTCTGCTTTTCAGTCCCATTACGCTTACCAGGGTGATATTGACAGAGTCGACGACATGGACGCCAACATTTTCCGACGAAAATTTGCAAGCACCGTCTACTCCAACGTAGGGATACGCAGCCTCAGTGTCAAGACCCCCGTTATACTTAATGTACTCAAATGCTTGAGATGGCAGCCCACCATTGCAGCCGTTGTTGTTGAAATCTCCGGCACAATCCACAAGCTGCTGCTCGGAGAGGGAGATTTGCTTTCCAAATGCCTGCACATACGCTGCCTCGAGAGCTCCAGTGGTGCTGCAGCAGCCATATATTAGTGTCAAACATTTGAAGTACACGATAATTAGTAGGCCTTAATTTACAATTTTCATTCGATGATGATCGAAAATACTCAAGCTAGAATATAAACCTGAATGTCCAGCAAGATCCACAGTGACCTTGATCTTTAACCGGGGTCACTATGCCTTCTTCTTTCCAGTTTTTCTGTACATACACACAGAGGAACAGTCAATATTAATTTCATACCGATTTACTGCGTAATCGGGGCTTCTCTTACATTTTCCATGTCTTAATATAAAGTTGAGAAAACTATTATATTGCAGTAGCAAACGACTACTTGATTTAGCGTCACTCAGTCTCCACTTGATTAGAAAATATCATGCGTTTAAATCTCATGAACGAAAAACTTATTTACCGACTCAGGGAGAACGGCATCAGTGAGCTTGTGGTTGCCCTTTGTGGTGGCAGAGCAGTTCTGAGCAGCTCCCAACCTGTGCCTCGCGAACTCTTCCCAGCTCCAATCAGCAAACCCTGTGGTTGTGATCCGTCAACCGTATCAATTCAATCATAGTTAGTAAATTCGCGTATAATACTTAATTACACAGAAACTATGAGTATTTTATGGGAAACTAATTCGAACGATAAATTTACAACTTTCAATTGCTACACTAAtcaaaatcaaataacatttacaacagATCGATCAAACGTGGAAAAATGATTCATTTCAACGATTtgaaatttataaattcattatttcAGTCAGTTTCCAATCTTTTTTCTCTAAATTTGAACCAGATGCATCAATAACTCAGTATAAtccaacccaaaaacaaaataaatatgatttttctaaatgttagaaaagggaaaaaaaaacagagcgACAGACGTTCCTCCGATCCTCGCAAAAGAGAGCCTTTTCGACTTGGGTCGctctttttctaaatttttaaaaaaaaaaaaaaaaaaacgaaagaaCAGAGCGACAGAAATGAAAAAGGTTGACTTACGATTAACAGCAAGAGTGTAAGACAAGCCCTTCCTGTTGGTGGATCGAATCAGCTTCTTATTCTCCAAGAAAATCTCATATCGCAGCTTCATCTCCTCCGCGCTCTCGTACTTCTTCCCGTACCTGATTGTtaccaaaaccaaagaaaaactaGTCAGTTAACCGGACGGCGGTGATCACTGATCAGGGACGAACTGCTTCGTGCGGGTCCGCTGTCCCACCTGTGAGCGAAACTGGCGAACGAGACGACGTGGCGGGAGCTGCCGAGGACTTGGACGACTTGCTCCTCCAGGTCACGGAGAGAGTCGGACACCAATCGGATTGGGTTGGACTCATCGAAGCTCGACGCTGCCACCCCGCAGCTGATCGCCGCCAGGACCAAGGCAGCGGACAAGAACAGCATCAGCCGCGCCATGTTTTTGCTGATATGTCGGAGTGGGGAGAAGATCGATGGAGATTCTGCTGCTTGAATATTGGTGAGCGGGAGGCCTGGGTGCTATGCAGTTCACAGATTGGGCTTCTTATTAGACCAACCTGACCAATCAGCAGTCGCCACGTTGCGTATACGTATGTTTTTACTGGAATTTTCTTTGGACCTGACTTCTCTGTCCTTCTAGTTCTCATACACTCTCATCCTCTCATATTTTGTACGGTcacagttaagtcacgtcaatattttatattgatttttttataaagataataagacaaaaatgaatagtgatATAAAATATTTATGTGGCTTAACATGACTCGCACAAATAGGAATGGATGAGA encodes the following:
- the LOC126607040 gene encoding thiol protease aleurain-like; this encodes MARLMLFLSAALVLAAISCGVAASSFDESNPIRLVSDSLRDLEEQVVQVLGSSRHVVSFASFAHRYGKKYESAEEMKLRYEIFLENKKLIRSTNRKGLSYTLAVNRFADWSWEEFARHRLGAAQNCSATTKGNHKLTDAVLPESKNWKEEGIVTPVKDQGHCGSCWTFSTTGALEAAYVQAFGKQISLSEQQLVDCAGDFNNNGCNGGLPSQAFEYIKYNGGLDTEAAYPYVGVDGACKFSSENVGVHVVDSVNITLGAEEELKHAVAFVRPVSVAFQVVQSFRFYKSGVYTSDTCGSSSMDVNHAVLAVGYGVEDGVPFWLIKNSWGQSWGDNGYFKMEYGKNMCGVATCASYPVVA